The Caenorhabditis elegans chromosome II genome has a segment encoding these proteins:
- the ZK666.8 gene encoding non-specific serine/threonine protein kinase (Confirmed by transcript evidence) — translation MMNPKHVEGAEKSAKSAVATEFSAKMSKEESTKESSVSKRTVRKDQIVKPNNEKSARSLKSPTKQFSVVPRLKRPDPTSTPLMPIDEKFRKRWHIEGIIGKGGYGEIYLAIDMKLAEEVAIKAEPLVRKGKIARRMILEQAVLVKLQGKPHVPWIFGSGHTENFNFIVLQLLSANLGDIRRMSPTRKLSKSSVGRIAVQAIAALRDLHDVGYLHRDIKPGNMCFGITSKTRHVLMLLDFGLVRRYKDPDGEWRTHRVKAGFRGTQRYVSTRVHRRLEQTPTDDMVSLLYTLIELLAGELPWRNIENSDAIWKMKDELHHGQIDHFHESSQELIEFSQLVSRLDPMSELPYTTLQASVKKLYLPKKLSDPYDWEENFKDALLEKPRSTEDSS, via the exons ATGATGAATCCGAAACATGTTGAG GGAGCTGAAAAATCGGCCAAGTCCGCAGTGGCTACTgagttttcggcaaaaatgaGTAAAGAGGAGTCGACAAAGGAGTCTTCGGTATCCAAGCGAACAGTTCGTAAAGATCAGATAGTAAAaccaaacaatgaaaaaagtgCGAGAAGTCTTAAATCTCCAACAAAACAGTTCAGTGTGGTGCCACGTTTGAAACGCCCAGACCCCACTTCTACTCCTTTGATGCCTATCGAtgagaaattcagaaaacgaTGGCACATTGAAGGAATCATCGGTAAAGGTGGTTATGGCGAAATTTATTTGGCAATCGACATGAAATTGGCAGAAGAAGTGGCAATAAAGGCAGAACCATTGGTACGAAAAGGCAAAATTGCCAGGCGAATGATTTTGGAACAAGCAGTTCTCGTAAAACTCCAAGGGAAGCCTCATGTTCCTTGGATTTTTGGATCCGGTCACacagaaaacttcaatttcattg TGCTTCAACTGCTAAGTGCCAATCTTGGAGATATTCGTCGAATGAGTCCCACACGTAAATTGAGCAAGTCATCAGTTGGAAGAATCGCCGTTCAGGCCATTGCTGCTCTGCGAGATCTACACGACGTCGGGTATCTCCATAGAGATATTAAGCCAGGAAATATGTGTTTTGGTATCACTTCCAAA ACACGTCATGTTTTGATGCTTCTCGACTTTGGTCTGGTACGTAGATACAAAGATCCAGATGGTGAATGGCGAACTCATCGGGTTAAAGCTGGTTTCCGAGGCACTCAAAGATATGTATCTACTCGTGTTCATCGTCGGCTCGAACAGACACCGACAGACGACATGGTGTCCTTGTTGTACACATTGATTGAGTTGCTGGCTGGAGAGCTTCCGTggagaaatattgaaaacagtGATGCCatctggaaaatgaaagatGAATTG CATCATGGCCAAATTGATCACTTCCATGAATCGTCTCAAGAGCTGATTGAATTTTCTCAACTCGTATCACGTCTCGACCCAATGTCTGAACTTCCGTATACTACTCTTCAAGCATCCGTCAAAAAGTTGTACCTTCCGAAAAAGTTGTCAGATCCGTATGATTGGGAAGAAAACTTCAAAGACGCCTTGTTGGAGAAGCCACGTTCTACTGAAGACAGCTCCTAG
- the ZK666.14 gene encoding Transcriptional regulator (Confirmed by transcript evidence): MATISDCTVLTFVEHVEDRRDSIQSVSQHVRLFKDKEQPAVFFNKISTENLCLILTLMIIGASFVALIDFPQYCIELAIVFHIFQTLSCLAIRYHVENMLIWLRHVEIVLWSTCLLFSGANLIAQSIYPNTTPLYIAYLFFGISIAGLYKAFLVRRFYRWLLVSHNALINGQLDIQ; this comes from the exons ATGGCTACGATTAGCGACTGTACCGTTCTCACTTTTGTGGAACATGTGGAGGACCGAAGGGATTCAATCCAGAGCg tgTCTCAACATGTTCGACTCTTCAAGGACAAAGAACAACCAGccgtatttttcaacaaaatctcCACCGAAAACTTGTGCCTCATACTGACTCTGATGATAATCGGAGCATCTTTTGTTGCGTTGATTGACTTCCCGCAATATTGTATCGAATTAGCCATTGTTTTTCATATCTTCCAAACGCTTTCATGCTTGGCTATTCGTTATCATGTGGAAAACATGCTCATTTGGTTAAGACACGTTGAAATAGTATTATGGTCAACTTGTCTACTCTTCTCAGGAGCAAATCTTATTGCACAATCAATATATCCCAATACAACGCCTCTCTATATTGCATATctcttttttggaatatctATTGCTGGATTGTATAAAGCGTTTTTGGTGAGAAGATTCTACCGCTGGCTCTTGGTTTCACATAATGCATTGATTAATGGACAACTGGACATCCAATAa
- the ZK666.12 gene encoding uncharacterized protein (Confirmed by transcript evidence), which produces MKKMSISPIQGDIRPDVEELMEIKEEEEHDKQAEQQSSTTPKLVLIITIPYVIILPFFSKNLHDWYTTFLLCLFIGFTLDLVAIGVRFFSVLRPLSSIEAAALTAMVLFYAKYICEKYESPLSYSLFSLFCLFLLPAYYRCFLLLKFKTSHRKMFKSMVEDDF; this is translated from the coding sequence atgaagaaaatgtcaatttcaCCAATCCAAGGAGACATTCGACCTGATGTTGAAGAATTAATGGAGataaaagaagaagaggaacATGATAAACAAGCTGAACAACAATCAAGTACAACTCCAAAACTTGTACTTATAATCACAATTCCATATGTGATTATTCTTCCattcttttctaaaaatcttcatGACTGGTACACCACTTTTCTCTTATGTCTTTTCATCGGCTTCACTCTGGATCTTGTAGCCATTGGAGTTCGATTCTTTTCTGTTTTACGGCCATTATCATCAATTGAAGCAGCTGCACTGACAGCAATGGTActtttttatgcaaaatatatttgtgAAAAGTATGAATCTCCATTGAGTTATTCCTTATTCTCgttgttttgtttatttttgttaccCGCATATTACCgatgttttttattattgaagTTTAAGACTTCacatcgaaaaatgtttaagaGTATGGTAGAAGAtgatttttag
- the myrf-1 gene encoding Myelin regulatory factor homolog 1, N-terminal (Confirmed by transcript evidence), which translates to MSSSDLLKGEFDGLNSEHFNMMQYLTQDTDEDDGSMVSPTSSADSMHQNLGVQQQQQQMLQAQQRQNQNGIFQPRRFPESPAMTDPCGNVSSSSSSSHHSDPMFSPNEFNGYAGANDNGNQTMNNIQSQQLSQQQHQQTRGGNLMMPQQSSIHAQMQNMNAPQFWSQPGTAAVNQPTNTLAQLNLFNIIRGGADSGMPSPVLEMPRKRSRLDTPCETPRIAPSFAGIDGFPDENYSQQQAIRFSKFQEEQWSPLYDINAQPLQQLQVHVVADKGFNYNSNDNCFVNQKKNHFQISVNVEASDTMPPKYVNFNNRLVPIRDFKLSFCGVKAEMPSSEITIRQSRADRKPHTHTPVLFEIQERRMTKVCVPRLHFSETTLNNQRKQKNRPNPEQKFFLLVVRLFASIDESEHGVLIQSYASEKVIVRATNPGSFEPQDTDIGWQRNGGALYTQGAVSVGTEHQVESAKLTVAGDIYMSGRIINPSDIRLKEAITERETAEAIENLLKLRVVDYRYKPEVADIWGLDEQQRHRTGLIAQELQAVLPDAVRDIGDYLTIDEGRVFYETVMATQQLCRMTGDLDSKIDEKVAEISRRLNEYAVRKKLASSMASNLNGDNKSLSYSRCSLTSTATNATSQPKRSRKHRAIKQAQSCGSRLSQGTVVTLVSIMAACLLAMSALYVLDWHNRNYGYHQHFETNTPSTKGELANLVISPANFMPSFQPDAPILLEKCFNPSCKTYCCTDTPPVVEDSRAIATHGLDNGDEVYPESPSNRTNGIARAPNLEHMAFETGVEIRIPALNVTLDQRYCVERSCNKRKGIFNVFVPVSRYMPDVALEIEIKAPISKVVSNCGAFPSTEFNHKVCPLSRTQQSESPVPTSTRLFDNIFELSMGSFIQSAYRFRVGYSTETCFSEDSNGSYEEYNLIFYRMCTLSSS; encoded by the exons ATGTCGAGCTCGGACCTTCTGAAAG gcGAGTTTGACGGGCTCAACTCGGAGCACTTTAACATGATGCAGTACTTAACTCAAGATACTGACGAAGACGATGGCTCAATGGTGTCCCCTACGTCTTCAGCAGATAGCATGCATCAAAATCTAGGAGTTCAACAGCAACAGCAACAAATGCTGCAAGCACAGCAACGACAAAAccaaaatggcatttttcag CCCCGTCGATTCCCTGAATCTCCAGCAATGACGGATCCTTGCGGAAATGTCTCttcatcgtcatcatcatcacatCATTCGGACCCAATGTTCTCCCCAAATGAATTTAACGGATACGCTGGAGCCAATGATAACGGAAATCAAACAATGAACAATATTCAATCTCAACAACTCAGCCAGCAACAACATCAGCAGACACGTGGCGGAAATCTTATGATGCCCCAACAATCATCGATTCACGCCCAAATGCAAAACATGAATGCTCCACAATTCTGGAGCCAACCGGGAACTGCTGCAGTCAATCAACCTACAAACACCCTGGCTCAACTCAACCTTTTCAACATTATTCGTGGAGGAGCCGACAGTGGAATGCCAAGCCCTGTTTTGGAGATGCCACGTAAGAGAAGCCGACTTGACACCCCGTGTGAAACGCCAAGAATCGCTCCAAGCTTTGCTGGTATTGACGGATTTCCAGATGAGAATTACAGTCAGCAACAGGCAATCAGATTCTCAAAGTTTCAAGAAGAACAGTGGAGTCCACTGTATGACATCAACGCTCAACCGCTACAACAACTTCAAGTACATGTTGTTGCTGATAAGGGATTCAACTACAACTCAAATGATAATTGCTTTGTGAACcagaagaaaaatcatttccag atctctGTAAACGTGGAAGCTTCCGATACAATGCCACCAAAGTACGTTAACTTCAACAACCGACTCGTTCCAATTCGTGacttcaaactttcgttcTGTGGAGTTAAAGCTGAGATGCCATCGTCTGAAATCACAATTCGCCAATCTCGAGCCGATCGTAAACCACATACACATACTCCTGTGCTCTTTGAAATTCAAGAACGAAGAATGACAAAAGTTTGTGTACCACGTCTCCATTTCTCTGAGACCACCCTTAACAACcaaagaaaacaaaagaatCGTCCAAACCCGGAGCAAAAATTCTTCCTTTTGGTTGTCAGGTTATTTGCAAGCATTGATGAATCTGAGCATGGAGTTCTTATTCAATCATACGCATCTGAGAAGGTCATCGTTAGAGCCACCAATCCAGGAAGCTTCGAGCCACAAGATACGGACATTGGATGGCAACGAAATGGAGGAGCCCTGTATACACAGGGAGCTGTCTCCGTCGGAACTGAACATCAGGTTGAAAGTGCCAAGCTTACAGTAGCTGGGGACATTTATATGAGTGGCCGAATAATCAATCCATCCGATATTCGACTCAAGGAAGCAATTACTGAACGGGAAACTGCTGAAGCTATTGAAAACCTTCTGAAACTCCGTGTTGTCGATTACCGCTACAAACCAGAAGTCGCAGACATCTGGGGACTTGATGAGCAACAAAGACATCGCACAGGACTGATTGCACAAGAGCTTCAAGCTGTGCTTCCTGATGCAGTACGAGATATTGGAGATTATTTGACAATTGATGAGGGACGAGTGTTCTACGAGACTGTAATGGCAACTCAACAACTCTGCAGAATGACCGGAGACTTGGACAGTAAGATCGATGAAAAAGTTGCCGAGATTAGCAGACGATTGAATGAATACGCAGTCCGAAAGAAGCTCGCTAGCTCAATGGCATCTAACCTCAACGGAGACAACAAGAGTCTCTCATACTCAAGATGCTCACTCACATCAACTGCAACCAATGCCACGTCACAACCAAAGAGAAGCAGGAAGCATCGTGCCATAAAACAGGCACAATCCTGTGGAAGCCGACTTAGTCAAGGAACAGTTGTCACCTTGGTTTCCATTATGGCCGCTTGTCTTCTCGCCATGTCAGCTCTTTATGTCCTTGATTGGCATAACCGAAACTACGGATATCACCAACATTTCGAAACGAACACACCATCCACTAAAGGAGAACTCGCCAATCTTGTCATATCACCAG ccaactTCATGCCCTCATTCCAACCCGATGCCCCTATACTACTTGAAAAATGCTTCAATCCATCTTGTAAAACATATTGTTGTACAGATACGCCGCCCGTTGTAGAGGACAGTAGAGCCATCGCTACACAT GGCCTCGACAATGGCGATGAAGTATATCCAGAGAGTCCATCCAACAGAACCAATGGCATCGCACGTGCTCCAAACCTTGAGCACATGGCTTTTGAAACTGGAGTTGAGATTAGAATCCCTGCACTGAATGTGACACTTGACCAGCGTTACTGTGTGGAACGCAGTTGTAACAAACGAAAAGGAATCTTCAATGTCTTTGTGCCAGTGTCAAGATATATGCCTGATGTTGctcttgaaattgaaattaa agcTCCAATTTCAAAAGTCGTGAGCAACTGCGGAGCGTTCCCTTCAACAGAGTTCAACCACAAAGTTTGTCCGTTGAGCCGAACTCAACAAAGCGAATCACCGGTACCAACTTCTACAAGA ctattTGACAATATCTTCGAGTTATCTATGGGTTCCTTCATCCAATCAGCCTACCGGTTCCGAGTCGGCTACTCCACTGAAACCTGCTTCAGCGAGGATTCAAATGGATCCTACGAGGAGTACAATCTGATCTTTTATCGCATGT GCACCCTATCATCTTCATAA